In Fusarium oxysporum Fo47 chromosome VII, complete sequence, the following proteins share a genomic window:
- a CDS encoding RGS domain-containing protein, with product MQSLPEVISNSNSDARGSNDFTAYLSKNHCLETLQFIQDASRYRAYYAEIVEDKEIPWAYLRRHYDYLQELWEDLLGTYILHSGHREVNLPSEVRARLLGLRSSALPPHPSGLDEAVKIILELMEDSILPGFLRSYVSLDQPGDRGGGGWRGIFGRLQRKIQTPTSERGYEEDSGSQASGSREDGEATLCTRRRFLGGAPASPHSHLLRP from the coding sequence ATGCAATCATTACCTGAAGTTATCTCTAATTCAAATTCAGACGCAAGGGGATCAAATGATTTTACAGCCTATCTTTCAAAAAATCATTGCCTAGAAACCCTTCAATTCATCCAAGACGCCTCGAGATACCGAGCTTATTACGCAGAGATAGTCGAGGATAAAGAAATCCCTTGGGCATATCTAAGGCGCCATTACGATTACCTGCAGGAACTATGGGAAGATCTTCTCGGCACTTATATCCTCCATAGCGGACATCGCGAGGTCAACCTTCCCTCTGAAGTTAGGgctcgacttcttggattACGTTCTTCTGCACTTCCTCCACACCCATCGGGATTGGATGAAGCCGTCAAGATCATCCTTGAACTCATGGAGGACTCGATCCTACCTGGGTTCCTGAGGTCTTATGTGTCACTGGATCAACCGGGAGATAGAGGGGGTGGTGGCTGGAGGGGGATTTTCGGCAGACTTCAGCGGAAAATCCAAACACCCACGTCAGAACGGGGCTACGAGGAGGACTCTGGGTCGCAGGCTTCCGGTTCGAGAGAAGACGGTGAGGCCACTCTTTGTACACGCCGTCGCTTCCTAGGAGGCGCCCCTGCATCACCTCACAGCCATCTACTGCGGCCATGA